ACGATGGGGTCGCGGCCGGTCGCCCCGCGGGCGATCCGGATCGCGTCCATGGTCGCCTCTGAGCCGGAGTTGACGAAACGCCACTGCGGCAGGCCGAAGCGGCGGGCCAGTTCCTCGCTGACGACCACGGAGTCCTCGGTCGGCATGGCGAAGTGTGATCCGAGCGGGATCCGTTCACTCACGGCCCGCACGATCGCCGGGTGCGCGTGGCCCTGCACCATCGAGCCGTACCCGTTGTGGAAGTCGGAGTACTCGTTGCCGTCGACGTCCCACACCCGCGAGCCACTGCCGCGGGTGAGATAGATCGGCCAGGGCTCGCGGGCCTGGTAGGACGACGGGACCCCGCCGGTCATCGTCCGCGCCGCCCGGGCGTGCAGGGCCCGCGACCCCTGCGTACGGCTCTCCAGCGCACGCTCCTCGCGCGCCATCAGGCCGGCGATCGTCTCGGCGGAAACGTCGGGACGAGAAGCCAGGGTCGTCGCGTCCGGAACCATCACCGCGCCCTCCTCTGCTGTCGCCTACTGAAATCGTAGACCCAGGATGGCGTTTACAATGGAATCGGTGGAAAGCAAGGGTTGTGAAGACCGCATCCCTATTGGTGCCACGACCGCAATACGATGACACACAGCGAGTAACCACCCCACAATCGACGTCCGTCGGACGAACCATCCAGGAGGATGTCGCGTGCAGCCACGCCGGTCGCCCGGTCAGCGCCAGGCAGCCGAGCCGCTGCTGGATGACATCAACAAGGCGATCATCGAGCAGCTCCAGCAGGACGGGCGGCGCTCCTACGCCTCGATGGCCGCCAGCGTCGGTCTGTCGGAGGCGGCGGTGCGCCAACGCGTCCAGCGCCTCCTCGACGCCGGCGTCATGCAGATCGTCGCGGTAACCGATCCACTGCGTGTCGGCTTCCGCCGCGAGGCCATGGTCGGCGTCCGGGTCTCCGGCGACACCCGCGAGGTCGCCGACGCGCTCGCCCAGCTGCCCGAGGTCGACTACGTCGTGCTCACCGCGGGCACCTTCGACATCCTGGTCGAGCTGGTGGCCGAGGACGACGAGCACCTGCTGTCCCTGATCAACGATCAGATCCGGGCGCTGCCGCAGGTCAGGGAGACGGAGACGTTCGTCTACCTGCGCCTGGTCAAGCAGACCTACTCCTGGGGCGCCCGCTGACGGCGGGGCGTCGACAAAACGACAAGAACCACCCGCGAGCAACCATGAAGAGCCAACGGGAGTCCAACCCTTCACGAGAACTGGTTGCTTCCGGCTCGATCGAAGAGGAGACCATGGCGCTCGTCCACCATGACCCGCGGGACGGCATCCTGATCACGAAGATCGGGCAGGCGGAGATCACTGTCCGGCCTGAGCCTCCCGCCAGCACAGGCGCGGCACCCGTCGTCCTGCTGCGGGTCGACGCCCCGATGCTCGACAGCCTGGCCGCGGCCTATCTCGACCCCGACGAGGCCCGCGCCCTGGCCCGATCACTGCTGTGGGCGGCCGACCAGCTGCGCCCGGCAAGCCCCTGGCGGACGCCCCCACGACCGTGACAGGCGCGGGCGGGACCGGCGCGCCTGTCGGACGCGGCCAGCGATCCAGCGGAGCGGTCAGCGGTCCAGCGGTCCAGCGTCAGCCGAACTGGTAGCGGATTGGCGGATGGCTAAGCCCGCCGGCCACGATGGACGCGACCTGCCGCGGCTCTCGACGTTCTCGATCGGCAGCGGCCGGCCGTCGATCGTGGCGTTGAGGATGAGCGAGGCGATGTCCTCGCCCAGGTGCTCGCGCCGGTCGTCGCGGGCAAGCTGAGCCGAGCGGGGCGACCGGCCACCGTCAGATGGCAGCCGCGTTCGTTCCTGGAGCGCGAACCTCGCCCGCACGACCCGACTGTCGATCTTGACCGGGCATCAGCGCCAGCACGCGGACCTCGCGGAATGTCGTCCCGGTAATTATTCAGATGCGGAGAACCGGTACCCGCGCCACTGTTTCGGAATGGCCGTCACGTCCACACCCCCGCCCGCCGGCGCGGTCGATTCGACGGGCGCGGCGGGCACCGTCCGTCCGTCGGCGTCGACGAACGGACCATCACCCACCGCGTCTCGTCGTCGCCATCCCGGGCTGCATTCGTTCTTCGCCCATATCCACGGTTATCGCTGGCGCGCGGCGGCGGTTCTGCTCGTGTTCGTTCTGTCGAACGCGCTGCTCGCCGTGGTACCGGCCGTTGTCGGCAGGTTTGTCGCGGCCCTTACCGAGACGTCGGTCGACCACTCGACGGCGTTCGGCTGGGCCGCCGTGCTGATCGGCGCCAGCGTGGGCCACGACCTGCTCTACCGCGGCGGCGAGCTGCTGTGGGTTCGGCTGCTTCTCCCCCGCGGCTACGAGTCCGAGGACCTCGTCTTCACCAAGGTGATCAACCAGCCGTATCCCTACTTCGTCGGCACGTTCACCGGCAAGATCAGCAGCTACGTCACGACCCTCGGCCGGGAGTACCGCCAGTTCCTGGACGCGGTGTACTGGCAGTACTGCGAGGAGATCGTCCGGGTCCCGGTACTCGTCGCGATCATGTTCACCGTCAATCTCCCCACCGGCTGCGTTTTCGCCGGCGGCCTGCTGTTGATGATCTTCCTCGGCCGGGCGATGGTGGCGCAGGTGGCGGCCCGCGAGCGGACGTCCGCCGACACCTCCTCCGACCTCGAGGGCCACGTCATCGACGTCA
This genomic interval from Parafrankia irregularis contains the following:
- a CDS encoding Lrp/AsnC family transcriptional regulator, which translates into the protein MQPRRSPGQRQAAEPLLDDINKAIIEQLQQDGRRSYASMAASVGLSEAAVRQRVQRLLDAGVMQIVAVTDPLRVGFRREAMVGVRVSGDTREVADALAQLPEVDYVVLTAGTFDILVELVAEDDEHLLSLINDQIRALPQVRETETFVYLRLVKQTYSWGAR